One part of the Coffea eugenioides isolate CCC68of chromosome 10, Ceug_1.0, whole genome shotgun sequence genome encodes these proteins:
- the LOC113749555 gene encoding 60S ribosomal protein L17-2-like: MVKYSREPDNPTKSCKARGSDLRVHFKNTRETAHAIRKLPLAKAKRYLEDVLAHKQAIPFTRFCGGVGHTAQAKNRHSNGQGRWPVKSASFILDLLKNAESNAEVKGLDVDSLFISHIQVNQAQKQRRRTYRAHGRINPYMSSPCHIELILSEKEVCQKGA; the protein is encoded by the coding sequence ATGGTGAAGTACTCAAGGGAGCCCGATAACCCTACCAAGTCCTGCAAAGCCCGGGGATCTGATCTCCGTGTTCATTTCAAGAACACAAGGGAAACAGCGCATGCCATCAGGAAGCTGCCTTTAGCGAAGGCTAAGAGGTACTTGGAGGATGTTTTGGCCCATAAGCAGGCGATTCCGTTTACACGTTTCTGTGGAGGTGTTGGGCATACTGCTCAGGCCAAGAATAGGCATTCAAATGGACAGGGTCGCTGGCCTGTTAAATCTGCTAGCTTCATTTTGGATTTGCTCAAGAATGCTGAAAGCAATGCAGAGGTGAAAGGCTTGGATGTGGATTCgcttttcatttctcacattcAAGTGAATCAAGCACAGAAACAAAGACGCCGCACATATCGTGCCCATGGAAGAATAAACCCCTACATGTCTTCCCCCTGCCATATTGAGTTGATTTTGTCCGAGAAGGAAGTCTGTCAAAAAGGAGCCTGA